A window of Mycoplasmopsis equigenitalium genomic DNA:
TTAATACCCCGATGTTGCTAATTGAAACTAAACAGCCGTGAAGTTGCACTTCTTTGGCAAAAAATTCTGATAGATAAGCACCTACCGTTGAGGTAATAGTTGAAAGACTTTGGTTTTGTCAAGCAACGGGGATATCGAATTTATTAGCAACTTCTACAACCCAATCAACTGGTGTTTTCTCGAACCCTTTACTTAAAACAATAATTGGCGGGCGGTATTTAAGAACTTGTTCAAGAGCAGCGATAGTTTTCTTTTTACCTAATCTTGTAAAATAAATTGATTCACTAGTTCCTCAACCAATCAAGTTTCTAGCAAGCTTATCATTAACAAGGGCGCCTGAAAGTTCTAGACCAATTCGTTTGATTGCTGGTTCTTCAACTTCTCGTAATTCTCGAATTTTGTCGAGATTCAACATATTAAATTTGAACCGATGAATAATGCTTTGTACGTTAATTGATTTCTTCATAGTTACTATTATATATTATTAAGACATATAGCCAACTAATTAAGCATCGTTTTCAAGTAAAGACCAGTAGGACTTTCTTTTATGCAAGAAATTTGTTCAGGGGTGCCTGAAGCAATAATTTTTCCGCCACTTACGCCACCTTCTGGACCTAGCTCAATTAAATAATCACAACCTTTCAAGACATCAAGGTTATGTTCGATGACAATGACGCTATCACCATTGTCAACGATGCGGTTTAAAACCGCTACCAAATTACGAACATCGTAACTGTGCAATCCAGTGGTTGGTTCATCTAAAACATAGAGAGTACGACCTGTTGCTGGTTTTAAAAGATATGTTGCTAATTTAATTCTTTGTGCTTCACCACCAGAAAGAGTGGTTGATGATTGCCCTAGTTTTATATACCCTAATCCCACATCTTTTAGTGTTTGTAGTTTTGACTTAATTGCTGGTTGATTAGCAAAAAGTAAATAGGCTTTATCAACCGTCATATCTAAAACATCAAAAATACTATTACCTTTATAAAGTACTTCAAGTGTCTCGAGATCATAACGTTTACCTTGACAATCATCGCACTCAACATAGACATCGGGTAGGAAGTGCATTTCAATTTTAATTACCCCATCACCAGTACATTTTTCGCATCGTCCACCTTCAACATTAAAACTAAAATGTGACTTGGTAAACCCTTTTGTTTTAGCGTCGCTTGTATTGGCAAAAACTTCACGAATGTCATCGAAGACTTTGGTATAAGTAGCAGGGTTTGAACGTGGCGTACGGCCAATTGGTGATTGGTCAATATCTATCAATTTATCAATAAATTCAACATTTTCTATTGAATTATGTTCACCAGGCATTTCGTGATTAAGGTGTAATTTTTCTTTAATACTATTGACTAAGATTTTGTTGATGAGAGTTGATTTACCACTACCACTAACTCCGCATACGCCAATCAATTTTCCCAGCGGAAT
This region includes:
- the hprK gene encoding HPr(Ser) kinase/phosphatase; protein product: MKKSINVQSIIHRFKFNMLNLDKIRELREVEEPAIKRIGLELSGALVNDKLARNLIGWGTSESIYFTRLGKKKTIAALEQVLKYRPPIIVLSKGFEKTPVDWVVEVANKFDIPVAWQNQSLSTITSTVGAYLSEFFAKEVQLHGCLVSISNIGVLITGPSGVGKSEAVLELIQNGHIFVSDDAVIIKQLGMNFIGRSPEITKSLLEVRGIGLIDVKFTYGAKVMSDSAQIKLVVELVNQDLNLDRLGVDYLKEHVLEGYIDKIQIPIKKGGSIASLIETAVNTYIARQNGVKVIDILNRRARNA